The following are from one region of the Pseudomonas putida genome:
- a CDS encoding phenylacetaldoxime dehydratase family protein — protein sequence MESAIDKHLKCPRTLSRRVPDDYQPPFPMWVGRADEQLTQVVMAYLGVQYRGGGQREQALQAMRDIVASFSLADGPLNHDLTHHTDSSGYDNLMIVGYWKDTAAYCRWVRSAEVEGWWSSPQRLDDGLGYYREISAPRAEQFETLYAFQSDLPGVGAVMDNISGEIEEHGYWGSMRDRFPVSQTSWMSPNGGLRVVSGDPAKGGRVVVLGHDNIALIRSGQDWAAAEAAERSLYLDEILPTLQDGMDFLRDNGQSLGCYSNRFVRNIDTEGNFLDMSYNIGHWRSVEKLERWAESHPTHLRIFVTFFRVAAGLQKLRLYHEVSVSDASSQVFEYINCHPHTGMLRDAQVSTN from the coding sequence ATGGAGTCTGCAATCGACAAACACCTCAAGTGCCCGCGCACGTTGTCGCGCCGGGTGCCTGACGATTACCAGCCGCCCTTCCCGATGTGGGTGGGCCGCGCTGATGAGCAGTTGACTCAGGTGGTGATGGCTTATCTGGGCGTGCAATACAGAGGTGGCGGCCAGCGCGAGCAGGCCTTGCAGGCGATGCGTGACATCGTTGCCAGCTTCAGCCTGGCCGACGGCCCGCTGAACCACGACCTGACTCACCACACCGACAGCAGCGGCTACGACAACCTGATGATCGTCGGCTACTGGAAGGACACGGCCGCGTATTGTCGCTGGGTGCGCTCGGCCGAGGTGGAGGGCTGGTGGAGTTCGCCGCAGCGCCTGGATGACGGCCTGGGTTATTACCGCGAGATCTCTGCGCCGCGGGCTGAGCAGTTCGAGACGTTGTATGCGTTTCAAAGCGATTTGCCCGGGGTTGGGGCGGTCATGGACAACATCAGTGGCGAGATCGAAGAGCACGGTTACTGGGGCTCGATGCGTGATCGTTTCCCGGTGTCGCAAACCAGCTGGATGAGCCCCAACGGCGGGCTGCGGGTGGTATCCGGCGACCCGGCCAAGGGCGGTCGGGTGGTAGTGCTCGGCCATGACAACATCGCCTTGATTCGCTCGGGCCAGGACTGGGCAGCGGCTGAGGCGGCGGAGCGTTCTTTGTACCTGGATGAGATCTTGCCGACCCTGCAGGACGGCATGGACTTCTTGCGCGATAACGGCCAGTCGTTGGGCTGTTACAGCAATCGCTTCGTGCGCAATATCGATACCGAAGGCAACTTCCTCGACATGAGTTACAACATCGGGCACTGGCGCTCGGTGGAAAAACTCGAGCGCTGGGCTGAATCACACCCGACTCATTTGCGCATCTTCGTCACCTTCTTCCGAGTGGCGGCGGGGCTTCAGAAGTTGCGCCTGTATCACGAGGTGTCGGTGTCGGATGCAAGCAGCCAGGTGTTCGAATATATCAACTGCCACCCGCACACGGGCATGTTGCGTGACGCGCAAGTAAGCACCAACTAA
- a CDS encoding helix-turn-helix domain-containing protein has translation MSGQLKVMLLDHSEASQAATPIHLKPLSTLCRDCRVSGLCLPTGLPLHDNSCLGALIGPRMRIRKGAALFNANDPLTMLYAVRCGSFKSSLNTVEGQGVVINFWMPGDVLGLDAIATEHHVCDAIALEDSEVCPVPYRRLQTLAREFPVLQQSLNRLMSREIVREHERVLMLCNLTAEQRLASFLVGLSRRFVSRGYSAHGFMLRMSREDMASYLGLRLETVCRSVARLRALRIVSMHGRLVEILDMPALMALQQGGGDGVRKDNPKAPCSTPSM, from the coding sequence ATGTCCGGCCAACTCAAGGTCATGCTGCTCGACCACTCCGAGGCATCGCAGGCGGCAACCCCGATTCACCTGAAACCGCTGTCGACCCTGTGCAGGGATTGCCGCGTCAGCGGCCTGTGCCTGCCCACCGGCTTGCCCCTTCACGACAACAGCTGCCTGGGCGCCCTGATAGGTCCACGCATGCGTATTCGCAAGGGCGCCGCGCTGTTCAATGCCAATGACCCACTCACCATGCTCTATGCGGTGCGCTGCGGCAGCTTCAAGTCCAGCCTCAACACCGTCGAAGGCCAGGGCGTGGTGATCAATTTCTGGATGCCGGGCGACGTGCTCGGCCTCGATGCCATTGCCACCGAGCACCATGTCTGCGACGCCATTGCCCTGGAAGACAGCGAAGTCTGCCCGGTGCCCTACCGCCGCCTGCAAACCCTGGCGCGCGAATTTCCGGTCCTGCAGCAAAGCCTGAACCGCTTGATGAGCCGGGAGATCGTACGTGAACACGAGCGCGTGCTGATGCTGTGCAACCTCACCGCCGAGCAACGCCTGGCCAGCTTCCTGGTGGGGCTGTCCAGGCGCTTCGTCAGCCGCGGTTACTCTGCCCATGGCTTCATGTTGCGCATGTCCCGCGAGGACATGGCCTCGTACCTGGGCCTGCGCCTGGAAACCGTTTGCCGTTCCGTCGCTCGCCTACGTGCACTGCGCATCGTCAGCATGCACGGCAGGCTGGTGGAGATACTCGACATGCCTGCACTGATGGCGCTCCAACAAGGCGGCGGTGACGGCGTACGCAAGGACAACCCGAAGGCACCATGCTCGACACCGTCAATGTAG
- a CDS encoding group 1 truncated hemoglobin, protein MTDQNASTGQQPSLYTRLGGYDVIYQFAGAVLRKTMGHPAIGHIWAHMSESTFQKEHINFVDFLSQHWGGSAKYRGRDMVTAHRGMGLTEVHWQATLDCLEECYNDYNLAPELREEVNAFLIKFKPAVIGSPSYRDVVLANPEMDPAKGMKSVGVVWPARDEAAAQAAVPKLES, encoded by the coding sequence ATGACTGACCAAAACGCCTCTACCGGGCAACAACCTTCGCTTTACACCCGCCTGGGCGGCTACGACGTTATCTACCAGTTCGCTGGCGCGGTATTGCGCAAGACCATGGGGCACCCGGCCATTGGTCATATCTGGGCGCATATGTCCGAGTCGACCTTCCAGAAAGAGCACATCAATTTTGTCGACTTCCTCTCTCAGCACTGGGGCGGCAGCGCCAAGTACCGCGGCCGCGACATGGTCACCGCACACCGTGGCATGGGCCTGACCGAGGTGCATTGGCAAGCCACGCTGGACTGCCTGGAGGAGTGCTACAACGACTACAACCTGGCGCCGGAGCTGCGCGAGGAGGTCAACGCCTTCCTGATCAAGTTCAAGCCGGCGGTGATCGGCAGCCCGTCCTACCGCGACGTGGTGCTGGCCAACCCTGAGATGGACCCGGCCAAGGGCATGAAGAGCGTTGGCGTGGTCTGGCCCGCTCGCGACGAAGCGGCGGCACAGGCTGCGGTGCCCAAGCTCGAGTCATAA
- a CDS encoding universal stress protein, producing MDNPQRLLMIASPLMRRTPVYDRAAALAKAKGMALHIVAFDYVEGLATAGLVNDQALAVMRDGYVRQHREWLESQAQPMRRTGLTVTTEVVWVQHPLNEILLHLREQPFAMLIKEFEHEPWWMRAMFTSLDIQLLRDTRIPLHLIHKASHALPRRILAAVDLSRPEDQYEGFNDQIISEALKLALQCNAQIDLLYVYDLGSMYLDAGGSREHSFVFDSNLAQTLHEAQSEAFQALAERNGIASEHRHMHMGDPAKVLGLFMDSHDIDVLVMGSYHHHGIGWFIGSTAERVMHRLSSSVLVISPEHSQG from the coding sequence ATGGACAACCCGCAAAGACTCTTGATGATCGCATCGCCCCTGATGCGCCGAACCCCGGTCTATGACCGCGCTGCAGCATTGGCCAAGGCCAAGGGCATGGCCTTGCACATCGTCGCTTTCGACTATGTCGAAGGGCTGGCCACTGCGGGCCTGGTCAATGACCAGGCACTGGCGGTGATGCGCGATGGCTATGTGCGGCAGCACCGCGAGTGGCTGGAAAGCCAGGCGCAACCGATGCGGCGTACTGGCCTCACGGTCACCACCGAAGTAGTCTGGGTGCAGCATCCGCTCAACGAGATCCTGCTGCATTTGCGCGAGCAACCCTTCGCCATGCTGATCAAGGAGTTCGAGCACGAGCCCTGGTGGATGCGCGCCATGTTCACGTCGCTGGATATCCAGTTGTTGCGCGATACGCGCATACCGTTGCACCTGATACACAAAGCCAGCCACGCCTTGCCGCGCAGGATACTGGCGGCCGTCGACCTGTCCAGGCCCGAAGACCAGTATGAAGGCTTCAATGACCAGATCATCAGCGAGGCACTGAAACTGGCCTTGCAGTGCAACGCCCAGATCGACTTGCTCTACGTCTACGACCTGGGGTCGATGTACCTGGACGCCGGCGGTAGTCGCGAGCATTCGTTCGTATTCGACTCCAACCTCGCCCAGACCCTTCACGAAGCCCAGAGTGAGGCCTTCCAGGCACTGGCCGAGCGCAATGGCATCGCCAGCGAGCACCGCCACATGCACATGGGCGACCCGGCCAAGGTCCTGGGATTGTTCATGGACAGCCATGACATCGACGTGCTGGTGATGGGCAGTTATCACCACCATGGCATCGGCTGGTTCATTGGCAGCACTGCCGAGCGTGTCATGCACCGGTTGTCCAGCAGTGTGCTGGTGATCTCGCCCGAGCATTCACAGGGGTAA
- a CDS encoding dienelactone hydrolase family protein, whose protein sequence is MTEHRVEVRTQTMKLAGVELMADVREPANAGALVIFAHGSGSGRLSARNQYVADVLAARGLGSLLFDLLTEAEQQLDNETGELRFDIALLAKRLIDVVDWVAGDPQLGKLRIGLFGASTGAAAALWAAAQRPERVAAVVSRGGRTDLAEPMLGRVQAPTLHIVGSRDALVLELNRQVGRLLNCEHHLEVVPGATHLFEEPGTLAKAAALAGDWFVKYLQRESA, encoded by the coding sequence ATGACTGAGCACAGGGTTGAAGTTCGCACGCAGACGATGAAGCTGGCAGGCGTCGAACTCATGGCGGACGTGCGTGAGCCGGCCAACGCTGGTGCCCTGGTCATCTTCGCCCATGGTAGCGGTAGCGGGCGTCTGAGCGCCCGAAATCAGTACGTAGCGGATGTTCTCGCGGCGCGTGGCCTGGGTTCACTACTTTTCGACCTGCTGACCGAGGCTGAGCAACAACTGGATAACGAGACCGGAGAATTGCGCTTTGATATTGCCTTGCTGGCCAAGCGTTTGATCGATGTCGTCGATTGGGTTGCAGGCGATCCGCAGTTGGGCAAGCTGCGCATCGGCTTGTTCGGCGCGAGCACGGGGGCCGCTGCGGCCCTGTGGGCGGCTGCGCAGCGTCCCGAGCGGGTGGCGGCGGTGGTGAGCAGAGGTGGCAGAACAGACCTGGCTGAGCCGATGCTGGGCCGTGTGCAGGCGCCAACCTTGCACATCGTAGGTAGCCGGGATGCCCTGGTGCTTGAGCTCAATCGTCAGGTGGGTCGCTTGCTGAACTGTGAGCATCATCTTGAAGTGGTGCCAGGCGCTACGCATCTTTTCGAAGAGCCTGGCACCCTGGCGAAGGCCGCAGCGCTCGCCGGTGACTGGTTTGTGAAGTACCTGCAGCGCGAATCCGCCTGA
- a CDS encoding transporter: protein MKQLRYLMLAAAAPCLSAQAVEVSPGDYEILPADKTIGVVYYQHSTTDSAYAQGHKASSDFDLTSDVGILRLLHVYKLTDRLTIEPQFLLPFGHVSSDRDASALGSTSGIGDLILTAPLKYRLNEANDTVGATVYLIAPTGNYDRKDALNLGENRWKVDLQAAYIKHFGEKWAVDVIGDAIWYGDNDDFTANSVRREQDMSYAAQLMGRYIINPGTSLALGFGHTWGGETKVDGTSQDDRGKTTNFRVTATRFFTAQDQLQMQLGRDLAVENGPKENFRLNLRYVRVF from the coding sequence ATGAAACAGCTCCGTTACCTGATGCTCGCGGCGGCCGCGCCGTGCCTGTCTGCGCAGGCAGTTGAAGTTTCGCCGGGGGATTACGAAATACTGCCGGCGGATAAAACCATTGGCGTGGTCTATTACCAGCATTCCACCACCGACAGTGCCTACGCCCAGGGCCACAAGGCCAGCTCGGACTTCGACCTGACCTCTGACGTCGGCATCCTGCGCTTGCTGCACGTTTACAAATTGACCGATCGACTGACCATCGAGCCGCAGTTTCTGCTGCCGTTCGGCCATGTTTCCAGCGACCGTGACGCCTCGGCGCTGGGCAGCACCAGCGGTATCGGTGACCTCATCCTGACCGCGCCGCTGAAGTATCGCTTGAACGAGGCCAACGACACGGTCGGCGCCACGGTTTACCTGATCGCCCCGACCGGAAACTACGACCGCAAAGACGCGCTCAACCTGGGCGAGAACCGTTGGAAGGTGGACTTGCAGGCGGCGTATATCAAGCACTTCGGCGAGAAGTGGGCGGTCGATGTGATCGGTGATGCGATCTGGTACGGCGACAACGACGACTTCACCGCCAACTCGGTACGCCGTGAGCAGGATATGTCCTACGCAGCACAGTTGATGGGGCGCTACATCATCAACCCGGGCACGTCCCTGGCCCTCGGTTTTGGCCATACCTGGGGTGGCGAAACCAAGGTCGACGGCACTTCTCAGGATGACCGAGGCAAGACCACCAACTTCCGCGTCACCGCAACCAGGTTCTTTACCGCTCAGGACCAGCTGCAGATGCAACTGGGGCGAGACCTCGCGGTAGAAAACGGCCCGAAAGAAAACTTCCGCCTGAACCTCAGGTACGTCCGGGTCTTTTAA
- a CDS encoding universal stress protein, producing the protein MGQYRQLLVLLTEVDAHSAALRRALALAHVSGASLHVLGLFEPSEEHLLREERLNEADLKRQYEHYRARLTALVERHRGSGITLTVDTLNADDIRSMAIDYINELQPDMVIKDSETASALARLFSTPLDCALMRGFKGITQFVPKSSVTLPRCVLVAVDTAFSETPAVQEHFNRGLIRAAQALALQCDAPLHLLSAYNLAGVFAADMNVTQAWIDEMREALQEPFDALADAEGVAPERRHFMEGGPVQVIREQVAALDIDALVMGIVQPKGLDKLLGDTTERIVGHPPCSVLAVHPDVAETWEP; encoded by the coding sequence ATGGGTCAATACCGACAACTGCTGGTGCTGCTCACCGAGGTCGATGCGCATTCCGCCGCGCTGCGCAGGGCCCTGGCCCTGGCGCACGTCAGTGGCGCCAGCTTGCATGTGCTGGGGCTGTTCGAACCGAGTGAGGAGCACTTGCTGCGTGAGGAGCGGCTCAATGAAGCCGACCTCAAGCGCCAGTACGAACACTATCGGGCCAGGCTGACCGCCTTGGTCGAACGGCATCGCGGCAGTGGCATCACGCTGACGGTCGACACCCTGAATGCAGACGATATCCGCAGCATGGCCATCGACTACATCAATGAACTGCAGCCCGACATGGTCATCAAGGACAGCGAAACCGCCTCGGCCCTGGCGCGGCTGTTCAGTACGCCGCTGGACTGCGCCTTGATGCGGGGGTTCAAGGGCATCACGCAGTTTGTGCCGAAGTCGTCCGTCACGCTGCCCCGGTGTGTTCTGGTTGCCGTGGATACCGCGTTCAGCGAAACACCCGCTGTGCAGGAGCACTTCAACCGTGGGCTCATCCGCGCCGCCCAGGCGCTGGCCCTGCAGTGTGATGCGCCGTTGCACCTGTTGTCTGCTTACAACCTGGCCGGGGTGTTCGCCGCGGACATGAATGTGACCCAGGCCTGGATCGACGAGATGCGCGAAGCGCTTCAGGAGCCATTCGACGCCTTGGCAGACGCCGAGGGCGTCGCGCCCGAGCGTCGGCACTTCATGGAAGGCGGGCCGGTACAGGTGATCCGCGAGCAGGTGGCCGCACTGGATATCGATGCGCTGGTAATGGGCATCGTGCAGCCCAAAGGGCTGGACAAGCTGCTGGGCGATACCACCGAGCGAATTGTCGGCCACCCGCCCTGCAGCGTCCTCGCAGTACACCCTGACGTGGCCGAGACCTGGGAGCCATAG
- a CDS encoding helix-turn-helix domain-containing protein has translation MAETYQYSTLAVSPARRFDYWREVVCRHCLSADSKPSSQSDFEGALQVNGIGPLDITTLSSPLHHWVRAEQHLRSDPADDIWLGFTLDGHGEIEQHTRKASLSAGSLFLYDATQPFRFSLGGTENHLIRIPRPLLAQRLPRIGDSTALVLDEARPGVIPLRQMIVQAASSEALLQDEGISRRFSHTIIDLLVLSLELQDLKITHQELDLYERIMNYIQQHLTEPELSIETIALAHHVSTRTVTRAFARHQKSPVAEIWKERLTASRVAIECGHVRSVSQAALEFGFSDFSHFSHAFRKAFGVAPRTLLRRSGG, from the coding sequence ATGGCTGAGACCTACCAGTATTCCACCCTTGCCGTTTCACCCGCTCGCCGCTTTGACTACTGGCGAGAAGTGGTCTGCCGCCATTGCCTGTCGGCAGACAGCAAACCCTCGTCGCAGAGCGATTTCGAGGGTGCGCTTCAGGTCAACGGAATTGGCCCCCTGGACATCACCACCCTGTCGTCCCCGCTGCACCATTGGGTGCGCGCAGAGCAGCATTTGCGCAGCGACCCCGCCGACGATATCTGGCTCGGTTTCACCCTCGACGGCCACGGCGAAATTGAACAACACACCCGCAAAGCCAGCCTCAGCGCCGGCAGTTTGTTTCTTTATGACGCAACCCAACCGTTCCGCTTCAGCCTCGGTGGTACCGAAAACCACCTGATCCGCATTCCCCGCCCACTGCTCGCTCAACGCCTGCCCCGGATCGGTGATTCCACCGCACTAGTGCTGGACGAAGCCCGCCCCGGCGTGATCCCGCTGCGGCAAATGATCGTTCAGGCGGCCAGTTCGGAGGCGCTGCTGCAGGATGAAGGAATCTCCCGGCGCTTCTCCCACACCATCATTGATTTACTGGTGCTCAGCCTGGAGCTGCAGGACCTGAAGATCACCCATCAAGAGCTGGATTTGTATGAGCGGATCATGAACTACATTCAGCAGCATTTAACCGAGCCGGAGCTGTCGATCGAAACGATTGCGTTGGCGCACCATGTGTCAACGCGCACGGTGACCCGGGCGTTTGCGCGGCATCAGAAGTCGCCAGTCGCAGAAATTTGGAAGGAGCGGCTGACTGCTAGCCGCGTGGCGATCGAGTGTGGGCATGTAAGGAGTGTTTCGCAGGCGGCGCTGGAGTTCGGGTTTTCGGATTTTTCGCATTTTAGTCATGCGTTTCGGAAGGCATTCGGGGTGGCACCACGTACATTGCTGCGAAGAAGTGGGGGGTGA
- a CDS encoding GNAT family N-acetyltransferase, whose amino-acid sequence MSGQQTEQAQACEHWVETLDDGSAVLIRPLREEDYERDKRFLSTIAYEARRFRFIAGLSGAMPSLDPRWMPVDQHQRTAYVALAHVDGKLRQVGVSRYASIAGSLSCECAVAVSEDWQRKGLGKRLLQHLIDAARRNGYQCMVSRDLANNYAMHRLTKALGFTSRYLGGDVSEIVHELDLST is encoded by the coding sequence ATGAGCGGGCAGCAAACTGAACAGGCACAAGCCTGTGAGCACTGGGTCGAAACGCTTGACGACGGTTCAGCCGTGCTGATCCGCCCGCTGCGCGAAGAAGACTACGAACGGGACAAGCGCTTCCTGAGCACGATCGCCTACGAAGCCAGGCGCTTTCGCTTCATCGCCGGGCTCAGCGGCGCAATGCCCAGTCTCGACCCACGGTGGATGCCGGTCGATCAGCATCAGCGTACGGCCTATGTCGCACTCGCCCACGTGGACGGCAAGTTGCGCCAGGTGGGCGTCAGCCGCTACGCCAGCATAGCGGGCAGCCTGAGCTGCGAATGCGCGGTGGCGGTCAGCGAAGACTGGCAGCGCAAAGGCCTGGGCAAGCGCCTGTTGCAGCACCTGATCGACGCGGCACGGCGCAATGGCTACCAGTGCATGGTCTCTCGGGACCTGGCGAACAACTACGCCATGCACCGGCTGACCAAGGCGCTGGGTTTCACCTCACGCTACCTGGGCGGCGACGTCAGCGAAATCGTCCACGAGCTGGACCTCAGCACCTGA
- a CDS encoding phosphoribosyltransferase, which translates to MSHDLALPTLFVDRSQAGRCLVEPLARYAGRPDVIVLALPRGGVPVAYEVATALNVRLDLLVVRKLGMPFHPEFAMGAIASGGVTFLNDDMLRAYPVDPALFDAVVARETEELARRERAYRGGRPALQLKDQVVILIDDGLATGATMRAAIQAARAQSPARIVVAIPVAPPETLEALYGEVDELVCPLVPERMVSVGYWYQDFPQTSDEEVMTLMGQADQQALCRSAPHD; encoded by the coding sequence ATGTCCCATGATCTTGCCTTGCCAACCTTGTTTGTCGACCGTAGCCAGGCTGGACGTTGCCTGGTCGAGCCACTGGCCCGCTACGCTGGCAGGCCCGACGTGATCGTGCTCGCACTGCCGCGTGGTGGTGTTCCGGTGGCCTACGAAGTCGCGACCGCCCTGAACGTGCGCCTGGACCTGCTGGTGGTGCGCAAGCTCGGCATGCCGTTTCACCCCGAGTTCGCCATGGGGGCGATAGCCAGCGGCGGAGTCACTTTCCTCAATGACGACATGCTGCGGGCCTATCCGGTAGATCCCGCGTTGTTCGACGCCGTGGTTGCCAGGGAGACCGAGGAGCTGGCCCGGCGCGAGCGGGCCTACCGGGGAGGGCGGCCAGCCCTGCAACTCAAGGACCAGGTGGTGATTCTCATCGATGACGGCCTGGCGACCGGGGCCACGATGAGGGCAGCTATCCAGGCTGCGCGCGCTCAGTCACCGGCGCGGATCGTGGTAGCCATCCCGGTCGCACCGCCAGAAACGCTCGAAGCGCTGTACGGTGAAGTGGATGAGCTGGTGTGCCCGCTGGTCCCCGAGCGGATGGTTTCGGTGGGTTACTGGTACCAGGATTTCCCGCAGACGTCGGACGAGGAAGTCATGACGCTCATGGGGCAAGCCGATCAGCAAGCGCTTTGCCGGAGTGCACCCCATGACTGA
- a CDS encoding MBL fold metallo-hydrolase: MQLTFLGGTGTVTGSKFLLTRDSTRVLVDCGLFQGFKQLRLRNWEPLPPALRALDAVVLTHAHLDHSGYLPVLAREGYSGPIYATPATCALAEILLLDSARLQEEQAEHANRHGYSKHTPARPLYTEQDAKRALALLHPVALHQPLPIADGMELLMRTAGHILGAATVQISAEGQTVLFSGDLGRPQDPIMRAPELVRTADVLLIESTYGDRQHPDESTAQYLAKVINETLLRHGITLVPSFAVGRAQLLMYYLYTLKRDRLIPDIPVYLNSPMATDATALYQQYRSEHRLSAAECAAMCHGTHIVRTVDESRHLDQLREPAVIIAASGMATGGRVLHHLKALAPNPRNSILFSGFQAGGTRGADIVAGAHSVRLQGEDVPIRAQVHAMENLSAHADADEIMEWLRGFTRPPRQTYVIHGEPHAADTLRRRISLELGWQVCVPEYQETVAIDPVR, translated from the coding sequence ATGCAACTGACCTTTCTTGGCGGTACAGGCACCGTGACCGGCAGCAAGTTCCTGTTGACCCGCGACAGCACGCGCGTGCTGGTTGACTGCGGGCTGTTCCAGGGCTTCAAGCAATTGCGCCTGCGCAACTGGGAGCCGCTGCCACCGGCCCTGCGCGCCCTCGATGCAGTGGTGCTGACCCACGCCCACCTTGACCATAGCGGTTATCTTCCGGTGCTGGCGCGTGAGGGCTACAGCGGGCCAATCTACGCCACCCCGGCGACCTGTGCCCTGGCAGAAATCCTGCTGTTGGACAGTGCGCGCTTGCAGGAAGAGCAGGCCGAGCATGCCAACCGCCACGGCTACTCCAAGCACACGCCAGCGCGCCCGCTCTATACCGAGCAGGATGCGAAACGGGCCCTGGCACTGTTGCACCCCGTGGCGTTGCATCAGCCCTTGCCGATCGCCGACGGCATGGAGCTGCTGATGCGCACCGCCGGGCATATCCTCGGCGCGGCAACGGTGCAGATCAGTGCCGAAGGCCAGACCGTGCTGTTCTCGGGTGACCTGGGCCGCCCTCAGGACCCGATCATGCGCGCGCCTGAACTGGTCAGGACGGCGGACGTGCTTTTGATCGAGTCGACGTACGGTGATCGCCAGCACCCTGACGAATCGACCGCGCAGTACCTGGCCAAGGTCATCAATGAAACGCTGCTGCGCCATGGCATCACCCTGGTGCCATCGTTTGCCGTCGGCCGCGCCCAGCTGCTGATGTATTACCTGTACACGCTCAAGCGCGACCGGCTGATCCCGGATATCCCGGTCTACCTGAACAGCCCTATGGCCACCGACGCAACCGCCCTCTACCAGCAGTACCGCAGCGAACATCGGCTGTCGGCGGCCGAGTGCGCCGCCATGTGCCATGGCACGCATATCGTGCGAACGGTCGATGAGTCCAGGCACCTTGACCAGCTGCGCGAACCTGCGGTGATCATTGCCGCCAGTGGCATGGCTACTGGTGGCCGGGTGCTGCACCACCTCAAGGCGCTGGCCCCCAACCCGCGCAACAGCATCCTGTTCTCGGGCTTTCAGGCCGGCGGCACGCGGGGGGCCGATATCGTCGCCGGTGCTCACAGCGTGCGCTTGCAAGGCGAAGATGTGCCGATAAGGGCGCAGGTGCATGCCATGGAGAATCTCTCCGCGCATGCCGATGCCGACGAAATCATGGAGTGGTTGCGCGGGTTCACCCGGCCGCCTCGGCAGACCTACGTCATTCATGGCGAGCCGCACGCCGCCGACACCTTGCGACGGCGCATCAGTCTCGAACTTGGCTGGCAGGTTTGCGTGCCGGAGTATCAGGAAACCGTCGCCATCGACCCTGTGCGCTAG